In the genome of Microtus ochrogaster isolate Prairie Vole_2 unplaced genomic scaffold, MicOch1.0 UNK47, whole genome shotgun sequence, one region contains:
- the LOC106144401 gene encoding LOW QUALITY PROTEIN: immunoglobulin alpha Fc receptor-like (The sequence of the model RefSeq protein was modified relative to this genomic sequence to represent the inferred CDS: substituted 1 base at 1 genomic stop codon) has translation MAPQDTTYLCLVFLGQTIWAQKGKXFPIPTISAATSPVVPWNGSVRILCQGIPEAFLYQLSLMKNSTHTVIEKKLGFQKEAEFIINHMNTTTAGCYQCQYRIKDHWSEYSKPLELVVTGLYNEPVLSTDQSRVLIAGESISFQCSSAHDLFNRFSLVKEGDASLPQHQHEGYQGKFTLGSVNPNFAGNYSCYCWHNSSPYVWSAPSNALELIVTDSKKQGYMTENSVRMSMAGLVLVVLLVIVAEDWNSHRISHKEDCQELTAPRWSRR, from the exons aatttcCCATTCCTACCATATCTGCTGCCACAAGTCCTGTGGTTCCCTGGAATGGGTCTGTGAGGATCCTCTGCCAGGGAATTCCTGAAGCCTTCCTGTACCAGTTGTCTCTGATGAAAAACTCCACACACACAGTTATAGAGAAGAAACTTGGATTTCAGAAAGAGGCCGAATTCATCATCAACCACATGAATACAACCACAGCAGGATGTTATCAGTGTCAGTACAGGATTAAGGACCACTGGTCAGAGTATAGCAAACCCCTGGAGCTGGTGGTGACAG GCTTATACAACGAACCTGTCCTCTCCACAGATCAAAGCCGTGTGCTGATAGCAGGAGAAAGCATTTCCTTCCAGTGTAGTTCAGCACATGACCTGTTCAACAGATTTTCACTGGTCAAGGAGGGAGATGCTTCTTTGCCACAGCACCAACATGAAGGGTACCAAGGCAAATTCACTCTTGGTTCCGTGAACCCTAACTTTGCTGGGAACTATAGTTGCTACTGCTGGCACAACAGCAGTCCCTATGTGTGGTCAGCCCCTAGCAATGCCCTGGAGCTCATTGTCACAG ACTCCAAGAAGCAAGGTTACATGACAGAGAATTCAGTCCGGATGAGTATGGCAGGGCTGGTGCTTGTGGTCCTCTTGGTGATAGTAGCTGAAGACTGGAACAGCCACAGGATATCACACAAGGAAGACTGTCAGGAATTGACTGCACCAAGATGGAGCAGACGGTGa